In the Osmerus eperlanus chromosome 27, fOsmEpe2.1, whole genome shotgun sequence genome, one interval contains:
- the map7d2a gene encoding MAP7 domain-containing protein 2a isoform X1: protein MAAPNAQSAQVTCMLPPSVAVIADRKCPSASLGSPIRMVTHPGSPGPAGKHNEILSPPSLTEKRAQTNGHPSPSRLPANNHNNNNHSDKQYAEGYLKSDDRMRLAKERREERDKGLVAREQAIKEKDRRARLQYERTVEERWRRLEEQRHKEELRRAAVEEKRRLRLEEEKERLEALMKRSLERSLQLEQRPRRWMWGTAAASHGDSENALLPLAAASAFPHDLAAPLPAVSESAPCSPHRSPYRGSPGRADRHRVGLQGCPEESVRGSQSTPNTPKKERLRRERRTASPAMVSTVRRAESPATLSRHPASPKLISKSRGRSPNAVRQYNFSPVRHRPNPADVDQDKKGEDKKNLDATRVENKGHHHTDKLLVRCESPVKRKADAHSLEKSSPAETPERRILNAATPEKRPSKVENVSTIQTKEETLEIKDSPERESNKMGTPVKKTPKPTSNEKDKSTDAEKSTDELTSPVTPTGKAVAGTTNAEEASRLLAERRRQARVQKELEEKQRHEKEEEERRKAEQLKKRLVEERARQEEETQRVNEQNKQEVLHRKNEHEEIQQVQLDKEKEDAEIHAQQDADRHRQEREIQKVQEEEERHQRKKRIEEIMKRTRKTEAELKQTEEAQAVSPPGEGWMNTQTITGFNVEATLKVESQVKGEFITQGSKQGSVPVKVAAQEQAHGDNQGKAKANGKVCNEGTPVKSDLTKGTEAKDMTEHVTDHVTDHMTEQKPAPAVTVEDSTQVVKQESAFVKGQVSLQVKTQGRAPLNVKAADQIDQQENTKSLKAKVTKQEHALSMQGQMKKDESPKSSSQPTSAQLENVDSPSQPISAQLENVDSPSQPISAQLEKVDSPQVTRKVTTQATNGGGKGGVEASVPSLVVTQTGGLLRPPPRLDVKSGGGASDEVQSMEVSPVSKEELISIPEFSPVNEVQPNIMTNDRALEDLLDLTGHVAFPKLSPLGNQGDCNKNLIGGVCSPCSESQLTQTAPHPAKSSNKLNKQ from the exons ATGGCGGCACCCAACGCACAATCAG CCCAAGTTACATGTATGTTGCCACCATCCGTTGCTGTAATAGCTGACAGGAAATGCCCCAGCGCCAGCCTTGGTTCCCCAATCAGAATGGTCACTCATCCCGGGAGCCCTGGACCAGCAGGAAAACATA ATGAGATTTTGTCTCCGCCATCACTTACAGAGAAGAGGGCCCAGACCAACGGCCATCCCTCGCCTTCACGTCTCCctgccaacaaccacaacaacaacaatcacTCGGATAAGCAAT ATGCGGAAGGCTATCTGAAGTCGGACGACAGGATGCGTTTAGCCAAagagagacgggaggagagagacaagggccTCG TGGCGCGGGAGCAGGCCATCAAGGAGAAGGACCGGCGGGCCCGCCTGCAGTACGAGCGCACGGTGGAGGAGCGCTGGAGGcgcctggaggagcagaggcacAAGGAGGAGCTCCGCAGGGCTgccgtggaggagaagaggaggctgCGGCTCGAGGAGGAGAAG GAGCGGCTGGAGGCTCTGATGAAGCGCTCCTTGGAGCGCAGCCTGCAGCTGGAACAGAGGCCCAGGCGCTGGATGTGGGGCACTGCCGCGGCCTCTCACG GTGACAGTGAGaatgccctcctccctctcgctgCCGCCTCCGCCTTTCCCCATGACCTCGCAGCCCCCCTTCCTGCCGTCAGCGAATCCG ctccctgCAGCCCGCACAGGTCGCCGTATCGAGGGTCCCCAGGCCGTGCTGACCGCCACAGGGTCGGCCTCCAGGGGTGTCCAGAGGAGTCGGTCAGAGGCTCTCAGTCCACTCCCAACACCCCCAAG AAGGAGAGGCTGCGCCGAGAGAGGAGGACTGCCTCCCCAGCCATGGTGTCGACCGTCAGGAGAGCAGAATCCCCAGCCACGCTTTCGAgacaccctgcctcccccaa GTTGATATCAAAAAGCCGTGGCCGGTCACCTAATGCTGTGCGCCAATACAACTTTTCCCCAGTCAGACACAGACCCAACCCAGCAGACGTCGACCAGGACAAGAAAGGGGAGGACAAAAAGAACCTGGACGCAACGAGAGTTGAGAACAAGGGccaccaccacacagacaaactcCTCGTCAGGTGTGAGAGCCCCGTGAAAAGGAAGGCTGACGCCCACAGCCTTGAGAAGTCCTCTCCGGCAGAGACCCCGGAGAGAAGGATTCTGAACGCGGCGACCCCTGAAAAGAGGCCTTCCAAGGTGGAGAACGTCAGCACTATTCAGACCAAGGAAGAGACCCTTGAGATAAAGGATTCCCCTGAGAGAGAAAGCAACAAGATGGGGACCCCAGTGAAGAAGACACCAAAGCCTACTAGCAATGAAAAAGACAAAAGCACAGATGCAGAGAAGAGCACAGACGAAC TGACATCGCCGGTGACGCCAACGGGAAAGGCGGTTGCCGGGACGACAAATGCAGAGGAGGCATCCAGGCTGCTGGCTGAGCGGAGGCGACAGGCAAGGGtccagaaggagctggaggagaaacaACGAcatgagaaggaggaagaggagcg TCGGAAGGCGGAGCAGCTGAAAAAGAGActtgtggaggagagagcccGTCAGGAGGAAGAGACTCAACGCGTGAACGAGcaaaacaaacaggaagtgctCCACAGGAAGAACGAGCACGAGGAGATACAACAGGTCCAGCTGGAcaaagag AAGGAAGACGCCGAGATTCACGCCCAGCAAGATGCGGACCGTCAtcgtcaggagagagagatacagaaagtccaagaagaggaggagaggcaccaAAGGAAGAAG AGAATTGAGGAGATTATGAAGAGAACGCGCAAGACCGAAGCTGAGCTGAAG CAGACTGAAGAGGCCCAGGCTGTCTCCCCACCAG GGGAAGGGTGGATGAACACTCAGACAATTACTGGTTTCAATGTGGAAGCGACTTTAAAAGTAGAGTCTCAAGTGAAGGGAGAGTTCATTACCCAAGGCAGCAAACAAGGGAGTGTACCAGTCAAGGTCGCGGCCCAGGAACAAGCACATGGCGACAATCAGGGGAAGGCAAAGGCGAATGGGAAAGTTTGTAATGAAGGGACTCCTGTGAAGAGTGACCTGACAAAGGGCACAGAAGCTAAAGATATGACTGAACACGTGACTGACCACGTGACTGACCACATGACTGAACAGAAACCCGCCCCGGCGGTGACGGTGGAGGATTCCACCCAGGTTGTGAAGCAGGAGAGTGCCTTTGTGAAGGGACAGGTGTCTCTCCAGGTGAAAACGCAGGGTCGCGCGCCATTGAATGTCAAAGCCGCTGACCAAATCGATCAGCAGGAGAACACAAAGAGTCTTAAAGCCAAAGTGACCAAACAGGAGCATGCATTGTCTATGCAGGGCCAGATGAAGAAGGATGAAAGTCCAAAATCAagcagccaaccaaccagtgcTCAGCTAGAGAACGTGGATAGCCCCAGCCAACCAATCAGTGCTCAGCTAGAGAACGTGGATAGCCCCAGCCAACCAATCAGTGCTCAGCTAGAGAAGGTGGATAGCCCCCAGGTAACACGGAAGGTAACCACTCAGGCAACTAACGGAGGTGGCAAAGGAGGGGTTGAGGCGAGCGTGCCGTCACTGGTGGTGACCCAGACAGGAGGCCTACTCCGCCCTCCCCCGCGTCTGGACGTGAAAAGCGGGGGAGGGGCGAGTGACGAGGTGCAGTCCATGGAGGTCAG CCCAGTCTCTAAAGAGGAGCTCATCTCCATCCCAGAATTCTCCCCGGTCAATGAGGTTCAGCCAAACATCATGACCAATGACCGTGCTCTGGAGGACCTACTGGACCTGACCGGACATGTGGCCTTCCCCAAACTGTCCCCTCTTGGAAACCAAGGCGACTGCAACAAGAACTTGATTGGTGGTGTCTGTAGCCCCTGTTCTGAATCCCAGCTGACCCAGACAGCCCCTCATCCTGCTAAGTCCTCTAACAAGCTCAATAAACAGTAG
- the map7d2a gene encoding MAP7 domain-containing protein 2a isoform X2, with protein MAAPNAQSAQVTCMLPPSVAVIADRKCPSASLGSPIRMVTHPGSPGPAGKHNEILSPPSLTEKRAQTNGHPSPSRLPANNHNNNNHSDKQYAEGYLKSDDRMRLAKERREERDKGLVAREQAIKEKDRRARLQYERTVEERWRRLEEQRHKEELRRAAVEEKRRLRLEEEKERLEALMKRSLERSLQLEQRPRRWMWGTAAASHGDSENALLPLAAASAFPHDLAAPLPAVSESAPCSPHRSPYRGSPGRADRHRVGLQGCPEESVRGSQSTPNTPKKERLRRERRTASPAMVSTVRRAESPATLSRHPASPKLISKSRGRSPNAVRQYNFSPVRHRPNPADVDQDKKGEDKKNLDATRVENKGHHHTDKLLVRCESPVKRKADAHSLEKSSPAETPERRILNAATPEKRPSKVENVSTIQTKEETLEIKDSPERESNKMGTPVKKTPKPTSNEKDKSTDAEKSTDELTSPVTPTGKAVAGTTNAEEASRLLAERRRQARVQKELEEKQRHEKEEEERRKAEQLKKRLVEERARQEEETQRVNEQNKQEVLHRKNEHEEIQQVQLDKEKEDAEIHAQQDADRHRQEREIQKVQEEEERHQRKKRIEEIMKRTRKTEAELKTEEAQAVSPPGEGWMNTQTITGFNVEATLKVESQVKGEFITQGSKQGSVPVKVAAQEQAHGDNQGKAKANGKVCNEGTPVKSDLTKGTEAKDMTEHVTDHVTDHMTEQKPAPAVTVEDSTQVVKQESAFVKGQVSLQVKTQGRAPLNVKAADQIDQQENTKSLKAKVTKQEHALSMQGQMKKDESPKSSSQPTSAQLENVDSPSQPISAQLENVDSPSQPISAQLEKVDSPQVTRKVTTQATNGGGKGGVEASVPSLVVTQTGGLLRPPPRLDVKSGGGASDEVQSMEVSPVSKEELISIPEFSPVNEVQPNIMTNDRALEDLLDLTGHVAFPKLSPLGNQGDCNKNLIGGVCSPCSESQLTQTAPHPAKSSNKLNKQ; from the exons ATGGCGGCACCCAACGCACAATCAG CCCAAGTTACATGTATGTTGCCACCATCCGTTGCTGTAATAGCTGACAGGAAATGCCCCAGCGCCAGCCTTGGTTCCCCAATCAGAATGGTCACTCATCCCGGGAGCCCTGGACCAGCAGGAAAACATA ATGAGATTTTGTCTCCGCCATCACTTACAGAGAAGAGGGCCCAGACCAACGGCCATCCCTCGCCTTCACGTCTCCctgccaacaaccacaacaacaacaatcacTCGGATAAGCAAT ATGCGGAAGGCTATCTGAAGTCGGACGACAGGATGCGTTTAGCCAAagagagacgggaggagagagacaagggccTCG TGGCGCGGGAGCAGGCCATCAAGGAGAAGGACCGGCGGGCCCGCCTGCAGTACGAGCGCACGGTGGAGGAGCGCTGGAGGcgcctggaggagcagaggcacAAGGAGGAGCTCCGCAGGGCTgccgtggaggagaagaggaggctgCGGCTCGAGGAGGAGAAG GAGCGGCTGGAGGCTCTGATGAAGCGCTCCTTGGAGCGCAGCCTGCAGCTGGAACAGAGGCCCAGGCGCTGGATGTGGGGCACTGCCGCGGCCTCTCACG GTGACAGTGAGaatgccctcctccctctcgctgCCGCCTCCGCCTTTCCCCATGACCTCGCAGCCCCCCTTCCTGCCGTCAGCGAATCCG ctccctgCAGCCCGCACAGGTCGCCGTATCGAGGGTCCCCAGGCCGTGCTGACCGCCACAGGGTCGGCCTCCAGGGGTGTCCAGAGGAGTCGGTCAGAGGCTCTCAGTCCACTCCCAACACCCCCAAG AAGGAGAGGCTGCGCCGAGAGAGGAGGACTGCCTCCCCAGCCATGGTGTCGACCGTCAGGAGAGCAGAATCCCCAGCCACGCTTTCGAgacaccctgcctcccccaa GTTGATATCAAAAAGCCGTGGCCGGTCACCTAATGCTGTGCGCCAATACAACTTTTCCCCAGTCAGACACAGACCCAACCCAGCAGACGTCGACCAGGACAAGAAAGGGGAGGACAAAAAGAACCTGGACGCAACGAGAGTTGAGAACAAGGGccaccaccacacagacaaactcCTCGTCAGGTGTGAGAGCCCCGTGAAAAGGAAGGCTGACGCCCACAGCCTTGAGAAGTCCTCTCCGGCAGAGACCCCGGAGAGAAGGATTCTGAACGCGGCGACCCCTGAAAAGAGGCCTTCCAAGGTGGAGAACGTCAGCACTATTCAGACCAAGGAAGAGACCCTTGAGATAAAGGATTCCCCTGAGAGAGAAAGCAACAAGATGGGGACCCCAGTGAAGAAGACACCAAAGCCTACTAGCAATGAAAAAGACAAAAGCACAGATGCAGAGAAGAGCACAGACGAAC TGACATCGCCGGTGACGCCAACGGGAAAGGCGGTTGCCGGGACGACAAATGCAGAGGAGGCATCCAGGCTGCTGGCTGAGCGGAGGCGACAGGCAAGGGtccagaaggagctggaggagaaacaACGAcatgagaaggaggaagaggagcg TCGGAAGGCGGAGCAGCTGAAAAAGAGActtgtggaggagagagcccGTCAGGAGGAAGAGACTCAACGCGTGAACGAGcaaaacaaacaggaagtgctCCACAGGAAGAACGAGCACGAGGAGATACAACAGGTCCAGCTGGAcaaagag AAGGAAGACGCCGAGATTCACGCCCAGCAAGATGCGGACCGTCAtcgtcaggagagagagatacagaaagtccaagaagaggaggagaggcaccaAAGGAAGAAG AGAATTGAGGAGATTATGAAGAGAACGCGCAAGACCGAAGCTGAGCTGAAG ACTGAAGAGGCCCAGGCTGTCTCCCCACCAG GGGAAGGGTGGATGAACACTCAGACAATTACTGGTTTCAATGTGGAAGCGACTTTAAAAGTAGAGTCTCAAGTGAAGGGAGAGTTCATTACCCAAGGCAGCAAACAAGGGAGTGTACCAGTCAAGGTCGCGGCCCAGGAACAAGCACATGGCGACAATCAGGGGAAGGCAAAGGCGAATGGGAAAGTTTGTAATGAAGGGACTCCTGTGAAGAGTGACCTGACAAAGGGCACAGAAGCTAAAGATATGACTGAACACGTGACTGACCACGTGACTGACCACATGACTGAACAGAAACCCGCCCCGGCGGTGACGGTGGAGGATTCCACCCAGGTTGTGAAGCAGGAGAGTGCCTTTGTGAAGGGACAGGTGTCTCTCCAGGTGAAAACGCAGGGTCGCGCGCCATTGAATGTCAAAGCCGCTGACCAAATCGATCAGCAGGAGAACACAAAGAGTCTTAAAGCCAAAGTGACCAAACAGGAGCATGCATTGTCTATGCAGGGCCAGATGAAGAAGGATGAAAGTCCAAAATCAagcagccaaccaaccagtgcTCAGCTAGAGAACGTGGATAGCCCCAGCCAACCAATCAGTGCTCAGCTAGAGAACGTGGATAGCCCCAGCCAACCAATCAGTGCTCAGCTAGAGAAGGTGGATAGCCCCCAGGTAACACGGAAGGTAACCACTCAGGCAACTAACGGAGGTGGCAAAGGAGGGGTTGAGGCGAGCGTGCCGTCACTGGTGGTGACCCAGACAGGAGGCCTACTCCGCCCTCCCCCGCGTCTGGACGTGAAAAGCGGGGGAGGGGCGAGTGACGAGGTGCAGTCCATGGAGGTCAG CCCAGTCTCTAAAGAGGAGCTCATCTCCATCCCAGAATTCTCCCCGGTCAATGAGGTTCAGCCAAACATCATGACCAATGACCGTGCTCTGGAGGACCTACTGGACCTGACCGGACATGTGGCCTTCCCCAAACTGTCCCCTCTTGGAAACCAAGGCGACTGCAACAAGAACTTGATTGGTGGTGTCTGTAGCCCCTGTTCTGAATCCCAGCTGACCCAGACAGCCCCTCATCCTGCTAAGTCCTCTAACAAGCTCAATAAACAGTAG
- the map7d2a gene encoding MAP7 domain-containing protein 2a isoform X6, which produces MLSDEILSPPSLTEKRAQTNGHPSPSRLPANNHNNNNHSDKQYAEGYLKSDDRMRLAKERREERDKGLVAREQAIKEKDRRARLQYERTVEERWRRLEEQRHKEELRRAAVEEKRRLRLEEEKERLEALMKRSLERSLQLEQRPRRWMWGTAAASHGDSENALLPLAAASAFPHDLAAPLPAVSESAPCSPHRSPYRGSPGRADRHRVGLQGCPEESVRGSQSTPNTPKKERLRRERRTASPAMVSTVRRAESPATLSRHPASPKLISKSRGRSPNAVRQYNFSPVRHRPNPADVDQDKKGEDKKNLDATRVENKGHHHTDKLLVRCESPVKRKADAHSLEKSSPAETPERRILNAATPEKRPSKVENVSTIQTKEETLEIKDSPERESNKMGTPVKKTPKPTSNEKDKSTDAEKSTDELTSPVTPTGKAVAGTTNAEEASRLLAERRRQARVQKELEEKQRHEKEEEERRKAEQLKKRLVEERARQEEETQRVNEQNKQEVLHRKNEHEEIQQVQLDKEKEDAEIHAQQDADRHRQEREIQKVQEEEERHQRKKRIEEIMKRTRKTEAELKQTEEAQAVSPPGEGWMNTQTITGFNVEATLKVESQVKGEFITQGSKQGSVPVKVAAQEQAHGDNQGKAKANGKVCNEGTPVKSDLTKGTEAKDMTEHVTDHVTDHMTEQKPAPAVTVEDSTQVVKQESAFVKGQVSLQVKTQGRAPLNVKAADQIDQQENTKSLKAKVTKQEHALSMQGQMKKDESPKSSSQPTSAQLENVDSPSQPISAQLENVDSPSQPISAQLEKVDSPQVTRKVTTQATNGGGKGGVEASVPSLVVTQTGGLLRPPPRLDVKSGGGASDEVQSMEVSPVSKEELISIPEFSPVNEVQPNIMTNDRALEDLLDLTGHVAFPKLSPLGNQGDCNKNLIGGVCSPCSESQLTQTAPHPAKSSNKLNKQ; this is translated from the exons ATGCTTTCAGATGAGATTTTGTCTCCGCCATCACTTACAGAGAAGAGGGCCCAGACCAACGGCCATCCCTCGCCTTCACGTCTCCctgccaacaaccacaacaacaacaatcacTCGGATAAGCAAT ATGCGGAAGGCTATCTGAAGTCGGACGACAGGATGCGTTTAGCCAAagagagacgggaggagagagacaagggccTCG TGGCGCGGGAGCAGGCCATCAAGGAGAAGGACCGGCGGGCCCGCCTGCAGTACGAGCGCACGGTGGAGGAGCGCTGGAGGcgcctggaggagcagaggcacAAGGAGGAGCTCCGCAGGGCTgccgtggaggagaagaggaggctgCGGCTCGAGGAGGAGAAG GAGCGGCTGGAGGCTCTGATGAAGCGCTCCTTGGAGCGCAGCCTGCAGCTGGAACAGAGGCCCAGGCGCTGGATGTGGGGCACTGCCGCGGCCTCTCACG GTGACAGTGAGaatgccctcctccctctcgctgCCGCCTCCGCCTTTCCCCATGACCTCGCAGCCCCCCTTCCTGCCGTCAGCGAATCCG ctccctgCAGCCCGCACAGGTCGCCGTATCGAGGGTCCCCAGGCCGTGCTGACCGCCACAGGGTCGGCCTCCAGGGGTGTCCAGAGGAGTCGGTCAGAGGCTCTCAGTCCACTCCCAACACCCCCAAG AAGGAGAGGCTGCGCCGAGAGAGGAGGACTGCCTCCCCAGCCATGGTGTCGACCGTCAGGAGAGCAGAATCCCCAGCCACGCTTTCGAgacaccctgcctcccccaa GTTGATATCAAAAAGCCGTGGCCGGTCACCTAATGCTGTGCGCCAATACAACTTTTCCCCAGTCAGACACAGACCCAACCCAGCAGACGTCGACCAGGACAAGAAAGGGGAGGACAAAAAGAACCTGGACGCAACGAGAGTTGAGAACAAGGGccaccaccacacagacaaactcCTCGTCAGGTGTGAGAGCCCCGTGAAAAGGAAGGCTGACGCCCACAGCCTTGAGAAGTCCTCTCCGGCAGAGACCCCGGAGAGAAGGATTCTGAACGCGGCGACCCCTGAAAAGAGGCCTTCCAAGGTGGAGAACGTCAGCACTATTCAGACCAAGGAAGAGACCCTTGAGATAAAGGATTCCCCTGAGAGAGAAAGCAACAAGATGGGGACCCCAGTGAAGAAGACACCAAAGCCTACTAGCAATGAAAAAGACAAAAGCACAGATGCAGAGAAGAGCACAGACGAAC TGACATCGCCGGTGACGCCAACGGGAAAGGCGGTTGCCGGGACGACAAATGCAGAGGAGGCATCCAGGCTGCTGGCTGAGCGGAGGCGACAGGCAAGGGtccagaaggagctggaggagaaacaACGAcatgagaaggaggaagaggagcg TCGGAAGGCGGAGCAGCTGAAAAAGAGActtgtggaggagagagcccGTCAGGAGGAAGAGACTCAACGCGTGAACGAGcaaaacaaacaggaagtgctCCACAGGAAGAACGAGCACGAGGAGATACAACAGGTCCAGCTGGAcaaagag AAGGAAGACGCCGAGATTCACGCCCAGCAAGATGCGGACCGTCAtcgtcaggagagagagatacagaaagtccaagaagaggaggagaggcaccaAAGGAAGAAG AGAATTGAGGAGATTATGAAGAGAACGCGCAAGACCGAAGCTGAGCTGAAG CAGACTGAAGAGGCCCAGGCTGTCTCCCCACCAG GGGAAGGGTGGATGAACACTCAGACAATTACTGGTTTCAATGTGGAAGCGACTTTAAAAGTAGAGTCTCAAGTGAAGGGAGAGTTCATTACCCAAGGCAGCAAACAAGGGAGTGTACCAGTCAAGGTCGCGGCCCAGGAACAAGCACATGGCGACAATCAGGGGAAGGCAAAGGCGAATGGGAAAGTTTGTAATGAAGGGACTCCTGTGAAGAGTGACCTGACAAAGGGCACAGAAGCTAAAGATATGACTGAACACGTGACTGACCACGTGACTGACCACATGACTGAACAGAAACCCGCCCCGGCGGTGACGGTGGAGGATTCCACCCAGGTTGTGAAGCAGGAGAGTGCCTTTGTGAAGGGACAGGTGTCTCTCCAGGTGAAAACGCAGGGTCGCGCGCCATTGAATGTCAAAGCCGCTGACCAAATCGATCAGCAGGAGAACACAAAGAGTCTTAAAGCCAAAGTGACCAAACAGGAGCATGCATTGTCTATGCAGGGCCAGATGAAGAAGGATGAAAGTCCAAAATCAagcagccaaccaaccagtgcTCAGCTAGAGAACGTGGATAGCCCCAGCCAACCAATCAGTGCTCAGCTAGAGAACGTGGATAGCCCCAGCCAACCAATCAGTGCTCAGCTAGAGAAGGTGGATAGCCCCCAGGTAACACGGAAGGTAACCACTCAGGCAACTAACGGAGGTGGCAAAGGAGGGGTTGAGGCGAGCGTGCCGTCACTGGTGGTGACCCAGACAGGAGGCCTACTCCGCCCTCCCCCGCGTCTGGACGTGAAAAGCGGGGGAGGGGCGAGTGACGAGGTGCAGTCCATGGAGGTCAG CCCAGTCTCTAAAGAGGAGCTCATCTCCATCCCAGAATTCTCCCCGGTCAATGAGGTTCAGCCAAACATCATGACCAATGACCGTGCTCTGGAGGACCTACTGGACCTGACCGGACATGTGGCCTTCCCCAAACTGTCCCCTCTTGGAAACCAAGGCGACTGCAACAAGAACTTGATTGGTGGTGTCTGTAGCCCCTGTTCTGAATCCCAGCTGACCCAGACAGCCCCTCATCCTGCTAAGTCCTCTAACAAGCTCAATAAACAGTAG